A single window of Rubripirellula lacrimiformis DNA harbors:
- a CDS encoding aminotransferase class III-fold pyridoxal phosphate-dependent enzyme, producing the protein MSSDRNVPLAARFWLFHFFSCVGPEFVVVDPSAQKSSSALSPPLKADAFRADPRIAEAKRLIAEALADHGAGLTDVSAPNPELLPGYDALLQRLAATRGGPPFWPYLSAGLGNGPYVELADGSVKLDFIGGIGVHGCGHSHPAITDAAIDAAIEDTVMQGNLQQHPPSVRISEKLIQWATRGGAPLDHCLLSTSGAMANENALKIAMHHQSPADRVIAFDNAFAGRSLAMAALTDRPKYRMGLPLAVNVDYLPFRDHDNPKRSQQWAVDELNRLLDRHPGRYAAFWAEPIAGEGGYYPGSHDFFAALCEPLRKAGIPIIFDEIQSFARTSAPFAFQHYGLDHFADIVTVGKITQVCATLYGKDFVPKGPILSQTFTGSSSSIAAGMAMLELLESENCFGPDGRNMQRQAYFADELDQLSQKYPSLIHGPFGEGMMIAFTPGDGSFDQAKLLMDTMYEIGLLGFVCGSDPTRIRFLPPPVSTTNAHIDAAIVLLEQSLNEFAKKLAAAKS; encoded by the coding sequence ATGTCATCAGACCGAAACGTGCCGCTTGCCGCTCGGTTTTGGTTGTTTCATTTTTTCTCGTGTGTCGGCCCGGAGTTTGTCGTCGTGGATCCATCCGCCCAGAAGTCTTCTTCCGCTTTAAGTCCTCCATTGAAAGCGGACGCATTTCGGGCTGATCCTCGCATCGCAGAGGCCAAGCGTTTGATCGCCGAAGCGTTGGCTGATCATGGTGCTGGATTGACCGATGTGTCAGCACCGAACCCGGAACTGCTGCCCGGATACGACGCTTTGTTGCAGCGATTGGCCGCGACGCGTGGTGGCCCGCCATTCTGGCCATACCTGTCGGCCGGTTTGGGCAATGGACCCTATGTCGAATTGGCTGATGGCAGCGTCAAGCTGGACTTCATCGGTGGCATCGGTGTGCATGGGTGCGGGCATAGCCATCCGGCGATCACCGACGCAGCCATCGACGCGGCGATCGAAGACACCGTGATGCAGGGGAATCTGCAGCAGCATCCTCCCAGTGTCCGAATCAGTGAAAAATTGATCCAGTGGGCCACTCGCGGCGGAGCCCCGTTGGATCATTGTTTGTTGTCCACCAGCGGCGCGATGGCGAACGAAAATGCGCTGAAGATTGCCATGCATCACCAGTCGCCCGCCGATCGTGTGATCGCGTTCGACAATGCGTTCGCAGGTCGTTCGCTTGCGATGGCTGCGTTGACCGATCGCCCCAAGTATCGAATGGGTTTGCCGCTGGCTGTGAACGTCGACTATCTGCCGTTTCGCGACCACGACAATCCCAAGCGAAGCCAACAATGGGCCGTCGACGAACTGAACCGTTTGCTAGATCGTCATCCCGGTCGTTATGCCGCGTTCTGGGCCGAGCCGATCGCTGGCGAAGGTGGATACTATCCCGGCAGCCACGACTTCTTTGCTGCGTTATGTGAACCGCTACGCAAAGCCGGTATTCCGATCATCTTTGACGAAATTCAATCGTTCGCGCGAACCTCGGCTCCGTTTGCTTTCCAGCATTACGGATTGGATCACTTTGCCGATATCGTCACGGTCGGAAAGATCACTCAGGTTTGTGCGACTCTGTACGGCAAAGACTTTGTGCCCAAGGGACCGATTCTTAGTCAGACCTTTACAGGGTCGTCTTCGTCCATCGCCGCCGGGATGGCGATGTTGGAACTGTTGGAATCCGAGAACTGCTTTGGCCCCGATGGCCGGAATATGCAACGCCAAGCCTACTTTGCAGACGAACTGGATCAACTTAGCCAGAAGTATCCATCACTGATTCACGGGCCGTTCGGCGAAGGGATGATGATCGCTTTCACGCCGGGCGATGGCAGCTTCGATCAGGCCAAACTGTTGATGGATACGATGTACGAGATCGGATTGTTGGGCTTCGTTTGCGGTTCCGATCCAACGCGGATCCGGTTCCTGCCACCACCGGTTTCGACGACCAACGCCCACATCGATGCAGCGATCGTGTTGCTGGAACAGTCATTGAACGAGTTTGCGAAGAAGTTGGCAGCGGCGAAGTCTTAA
- a CDS encoding hydrolase, producing the protein METIEMDASISGRLDQAAQWIAGQHSSAVDQLIGWCDTNSWSLDEVRLKAMADRLASDFKADGIPLDSLELPDVRLLGNAEQWVPQPTGPLLVWHHNADAPKRVLLMIHYDTVYPHGSQPSQCRQSGDRLIGPGTADAKGGISVIKLAAGAIIRFGLAQHCGVSVVLNPDEEIGTTGSGDAIEQMAAGFDRALVFEPTLPDGSMVANRKGSGNFALSVHGRSAHAGRNPEDGRNAIVHLSKMVGEVAGLHQPDAGLSVNVGHIEGGGPLNRVPDHASVQLNIRVVDDVAMDRAETSLKSIVDRYTVDGYHARMLGQFHSPPKLVDDAGRVMQKWVQRAGRYAGRDFKWLDTGGACDGSKLAAWGLPNVDTMGVSGGGLHSPDEFCEVTSLVPAAVTVAAAVAEFSSQASK; encoded by the coding sequence ATGGAAACGATTGAAATGGACGCTTCGATCTCGGGCCGACTGGATCAGGCTGCCCAATGGATTGCTGGACAACATTCCAGCGCAGTCGATCAACTGATCGGGTGGTGCGACACCAATTCGTGGTCGTTGGATGAGGTTCGGTTGAAGGCCATGGCCGATCGTTTGGCCAGCGATTTTAAGGCTGATGGAATTCCCCTGGATTCGCTGGAATTGCCCGACGTTCGGCTGTTGGGCAATGCAGAGCAATGGGTTCCCCAGCCGACCGGTCCGCTATTGGTCTGGCATCACAATGCCGACGCGCCCAAACGGGTGTTGCTGATGATCCATTACGACACGGTGTACCCGCACGGCAGCCAACCGTCGCAATGTCGTCAATCAGGCGATCGATTGATCGGTCCTGGAACAGCGGATGCCAAAGGCGGGATTTCCGTCATCAAGCTGGCCGCTGGTGCGATCATCCGGTTCGGTTTGGCCCAGCATTGTGGCGTTTCGGTGGTGCTGAACCCGGACGAAGAAATTGGAACGACTGGATCGGGTGATGCGATCGAGCAGATGGCAGCCGGTTTTGATCGGGCGCTTGTATTCGAACCGACGTTGCCAGACGGATCGATGGTGGCCAACCGCAAAGGGTCTGGCAACTTTGCGTTGTCCGTCCATGGGCGATCGGCGCACGCCGGGCGCAACCCCGAAGATGGACGCAACGCCATCGTTCATCTGTCAAAGATGGTCGGTGAAGTGGCCGGTCTGCATCAACCCGATGCGGGGCTGAGCGTCAATGTCGGCCATATTGAAGGGGGGGGGCCGCTGAACCGCGTGCCCGATCATGCATCGGTTCAACTGAATATTCGGGTGGTCGACGATGTGGCGATGGATCGCGCCGAGACGTCGCTGAAATCGATCGTCGATCGGTACACGGTCGATGGCTATCACGCCCGCATGCTGGGCCAGTTTCATTCGCCACCCAAGTTGGTCGACGACGCCGGTCGCGTGATGCAGAAGTGGGTCCAGCGGGCGGGACGCTATGCCGGCCGCGATTTCAAATGGCTGGACACCGGTGGCGCTTGCGATGGATCGAAACTGGCCGCTTGGGGACTGCCTAATGTCGACACGATGGGCGTGTCGGGCGGCGGATTGCACAGCCCGGATGAATTCTGTGAAGTCACGTCCTTGGTTCCCGCGGCAGTGACCGTGGCAGCAGCGGTGGCTGAATTTTCGAGCCAAGCCAGCAAGTGA
- a CDS encoding MutS family DNA mismatch repair protein has product MNHSTSSNDPANTPSRSAAEEPSVATESSNVASDNAAAAVARYQEQLESINARCDVLAAKDQLLGKIRVGLFLAAIVFWLLGYASNDVPSARWIGWIAFALFFVVATLNEPIRDAIAEMKRHRSVFERLIARLNRDWNALATKRLTSLLASVELHGHRREVAGDLDLLGRASLFHLVSMAATTPGIRTLAQWLSGPSIAETAAERAKAVDALAPMRDQRIRFYTLARDVGESTGDPEQFTRWATGDTWLQKRSWLSSWALISVVLTFVMLGALLLGGAGWLPAMAFRIGLVGLISLIVINLLITTLMLGPAHEIFSIAMANRRMVTDYEEIFSAATWLPVGDDDRGGVLSRIRNRMVDGDRCAVQGMRQLQRVAAAGGLRQSAGTFLLYLPLQAFGLWDVWVLKRLESWQSHFRDQVADWFEALGELEALMSIAALRDEYPTWARATWNQDPATATVKATAIGHPLLPDSARVRNDVQVGPPGTLLLVTGSNMSGKSTMLRSVGLNVALAGAGAPVCAQQFETASIELATSIRVSDDVSEGVSFYMAELKRLKSVVDQARQMAKINDRVCLFLLDEILQGTNSRERQIAVVQVLRHLMDSRSIGAITTHDLELADEPELQSIATTVHFRETIRPDAKGNEQMTFDYQMRQGVSPTTNALRLLEMVGLGDHTPED; this is encoded by the coding sequence TTGAACCACTCGACTTCATCGAACGACCCGGCCAACACCCCGTCACGATCCGCCGCGGAGGAACCGTCCGTCGCAACCGAATCATCCAACGTCGCATCGGACAATGCCGCGGCTGCGGTCGCTCGGTATCAGGAACAATTGGAATCCATCAACGCGCGCTGCGACGTGCTGGCGGCAAAGGACCAACTGCTAGGAAAAATCCGCGTCGGCTTATTCCTGGCTGCGATTGTGTTCTGGTTGTTGGGCTATGCATCGAACGACGTCCCCAGTGCCCGATGGATCGGTTGGATCGCGTTTGCATTGTTCTTTGTTGTCGCGACGTTGAACGAACCGATCCGCGACGCGATCGCAGAAATGAAACGTCATCGCAGCGTCTTTGAACGCTTGATTGCCAGACTCAATCGAGACTGGAATGCGTTGGCCACCAAGCGATTGACCTCTTTGTTGGCCAGCGTCGAACTGCACGGCCATCGTCGTGAAGTCGCCGGAGACCTGGATCTGCTTGGACGTGCGTCTTTGTTTCACCTAGTTTCCATGGCGGCAACGACGCCCGGCATCCGGACGCTAGCGCAGTGGTTGTCAGGCCCATCGATCGCTGAAACCGCAGCCGAGCGAGCCAAGGCGGTCGACGCCCTGGCCCCGATGCGAGACCAACGAATCCGTTTTTACACGCTGGCCCGGGATGTCGGCGAAAGCACTGGCGATCCGGAACAATTCACCCGCTGGGCCACCGGCGACACCTGGCTCCAGAAACGTTCTTGGCTTTCCAGCTGGGCGCTGATCAGCGTCGTTTTGACGTTCGTCATGCTAGGTGCATTGCTGTTAGGCGGCGCCGGATGGTTGCCTGCGATGGCGTTTCGGATTGGCTTGGTCGGACTGATCTCGTTGATTGTGATCAACCTGCTGATCACCACTCTGATGCTAGGACCGGCGCACGAGATCTTTTCGATTGCGATGGCGAACCGACGGATGGTGACGGATTACGAAGAGATCTTTTCAGCAGCCACCTGGCTGCCGGTAGGCGACGACGATCGTGGTGGAGTCCTATCGCGGATTCGCAACCGAATGGTCGATGGCGACCGCTGTGCGGTGCAGGGCATGCGTCAACTGCAACGAGTCGCGGCAGCCGGCGGCCTACGCCAATCGGCCGGTACATTTTTGCTGTACCTGCCGCTTCAAGCCTTTGGACTGTGGGACGTTTGGGTCCTGAAGCGACTGGAATCTTGGCAATCCCATTTTCGCGACCAGGTGGCCGATTGGTTCGAAGCCTTGGGCGAACTGGAAGCGTTGATGTCGATCGCCGCCCTCCGCGATGAATACCCCACGTGGGCACGGGCCACATGGAACCAAGATCCGGCCACTGCCACCGTCAAGGCAACCGCCATTGGACACCCGCTATTGCCCGATTCGGCTCGCGTTCGAAATGACGTGCAAGTCGGGCCGCCGGGGACACTTCTGTTGGTCACCGGCAGCAACATGTCGGGCAAAAGCACGATGTTGCGAAGCGTCGGATTGAACGTCGCCTTGGCCGGCGCCGGCGCCCCCGTCTGTGCCCAGCAATTCGAAACCGCTTCGATCGAATTGGCCACCAGCATTCGTGTCAGCGACGATGTCAGTGAAGGCGTTTCGTTCTACATGGCCGAACTAAAACGGCTCAAGAGCGTCGTCGATCAGGCTCGGCAGATGGCCAAAATCAATGATCGAGTTTGCCTGTTTTTGTTGGACGAAATCCTGCAGGGTACCAACAGCCGCGAACGGCAGATTGCCGTCGTCCAGGTGCTCCGGCACCTGATGGATTCACGTTCCATCGGCGCGATCACCACGCACGACCTGGAACTGGCTGACGAACCGGAACTGCAGTCGATCGCAACCACCGTTCACTTCCGCGAAACAATCCGCCCGGACGCCAAAGGCAACGAACAAATGACGTTCGATTACCAAATGCGTCAGGGTGTATCACCGACCACCAACGCCCTACGGCTGTTGGAAATGGTCGGGCTGGGCGATCACACCCCCGAAGACTGA
- a CDS encoding LOG family protein, with protein sequence MDQDEQPKHLPESLPNEAIGEDEHSRPQPADEPIPTVDTQDLFRVMRHTVDRLEKDKTARGDLKILSRTLRELRYAFTVFRPFRRRRKVTIFGSARTPPEHPEYQAGVELGRRFAGHGWMVITGAGGGIMEAGHRGAGREASMGLNIMLPFEQSANPYIDGDAKLVTMKYFFTRKLMFVKECSAVICLPGGFGTLDEAFETITLMQTGKQTMIPLVLVDHPGGSYWHDMGKFIDKQLLGNGMISPADGNLYRITNSIDEAMDTVLGFYKVYHSMRYVNDHVVMRLKRRLTDEHLERIRAEYSDILAGGTFQQRDALPEESGEPDLAEMPRLVFHFNRRSLGRMRGLIDVINH encoded by the coding sequence ATGGATCAGGACGAACAGCCGAAGCATCTCCCCGAATCGTTGCCTAACGAGGCGATTGGCGAAGACGAGCATTCGCGACCGCAACCGGCCGACGAACCGATTCCGACGGTCGACACCCAAGACCTGTTTCGGGTGATGCGACACACCGTCGATCGGCTGGAAAAAGACAAGACAGCGCGAGGTGACTTGAAGATCCTGTCACGGACACTTCGTGAACTGCGGTACGCCTTTACGGTATTCCGTCCTTTCCGGCGTCGCCGCAAGGTCACGATCTTTGGGTCGGCGCGAACGCCACCGGAACACCCCGAATATCAAGCGGGCGTCGAACTGGGCCGACGGTTTGCCGGGCACGGTTGGATGGTCATTACCGGTGCCGGTGGTGGGATCATGGAAGCCGGTCACCGTGGTGCCGGTCGGGAAGCGTCGATGGGCCTAAACATCATGCTGCCCTTTGAACAGAGCGCGAACCCATACATCGACGGGGACGCCAAACTGGTGACGATGAAGTACTTCTTCACTCGCAAATTGATGTTCGTCAAAGAATGTAGCGCCGTGATCTGTTTGCCGGGCGGCTTCGGAACGCTGGACGAAGCGTTCGAAACCATCACCCTGATGCAAACCGGAAAACAAACCATGATTCCGTTGGTGCTGGTCGACCATCCCGGCGGCAGCTACTGGCATGACATGGGCAAATTCATCGACAAGCAACTGCTTGGCAACGGGATGATCAGCCCGGCCGATGGAAATCTATACCGGATCACCAATTCAATCGACGAAGCGATGGATACGGTATTGGGTTTCTACAAGGTTTACCACAGCATGCGGTACGTGAATGATCACGTGGTCATGCGGCTGAAGCGTCGTTTGACGGATGAACATCTGGAACGGATCCGGGCCGAATACAGCGACATCCTGGCCGGTGGAACGTTTCAGCAACGTGACGCATTGCCAGAGGAAAGTGGCGAGCCCGATTTGGCCGAGATGCCACGATTGGTCTTTCACTTCAACCGCCGTTCCTTGGGCCGCATGCGCGGACTGATCGACGTCATCAATCACTGA
- a CDS encoding Na+/H+ antiporter NhaA gives MSGHEKPRGLFRKLVDNSFLLIVGALAALVWANMAHQSGSHSYHDFVHFDVTSLWSGGSDHHQVDATLVSSAGEDSDVEQVAQHGFSLHFIVNDILMALFFAIAAKEVWESLLPGGSLHEPRKAATPLLATVGGILGPAGVFMLGAYFTGTTIDLGNGWAVPCATDIAFSYLVARIVFGAGHPAIAFLLLLAIADDAAGLMILALFYPQAPIVPQWLCLTLVAMCGAMLLRRQKVHSHWAYLLGPGAICWFSFYQANIHPALGLVPIIPLLPHAHTDLGIFAREELDRHDTLSEFEHCWKLPVECFLGLFGLINAGVVMSSLGTGTWLVLAGLFIGKPLGITGMTYFAEKGLKLEKPAGMDYRHVVTLGAVAAIGFTVALFVSVAAFTVPGPIQDSVKMGALLSFAAAPIAIVMGRALGIVPVQPAADIESTEASTAAA, from the coding sequence ATGTCCGGTCACGAAAAACCACGCGGATTGTTCCGCAAGCTCGTAGATAATTCATTCCTGTTGATTGTCGGTGCACTGGCCGCATTGGTTTGGGCCAATATGGCGCACCAATCCGGCAGCCATTCGTACCACGATTTTGTCCACTTTGATGTGACCTCTTTGTGGTCAGGTGGATCCGATCATCACCAGGTGGATGCGACGTTGGTCTCGTCCGCTGGCGAAGACTCGGACGTGGAACAGGTCGCCCAACATGGGTTCAGCCTGCACTTCATCGTCAACGATATCTTGATGGCGTTGTTCTTTGCGATCGCGGCCAAGGAAGTCTGGGAATCACTGCTGCCGGGCGGATCGCTGCACGAACCTCGCAAGGCTGCGACCCCTTTGTTAGCCACCGTGGGCGGTATTCTGGGACCGGCCGGGGTGTTCATGTTGGGGGCGTACTTCACGGGGACCACGATTGATCTTGGCAACGGTTGGGCGGTCCCTTGCGCGACCGATATTGCGTTCAGTTATCTGGTGGCACGCATCGTGTTTGGTGCGGGGCACCCTGCAATCGCGTTCTTGTTGTTGTTGGCGATCGCCGATGACGCGGCCGGATTGATGATTCTGGCACTGTTTTACCCACAGGCACCGATCGTGCCACAGTGGCTATGCCTTACGTTGGTAGCGATGTGTGGCGCCATGTTGCTGCGACGCCAGAAAGTCCACTCGCACTGGGCGTACCTGTTGGGGCCAGGTGCCATCTGTTGGTTCAGTTTCTATCAGGCCAATATCCACCCGGCACTCGGTTTGGTACCGATCATTCCGCTGTTGCCTCATGCCCACACCGACCTGGGGATCTTTGCCCGGGAAGAACTTGATCGACACGACACGCTGAGCGAGTTCGAGCACTGTTGGAAGCTGCCGGTGGAGTGTTTCCTGGGGCTGTTTGGATTGATCAACGCGGGCGTGGTGATGAGCAGTTTGGGAACGGGCACATGGCTGGTTTTGGCCGGACTGTTCATCGGCAAACCACTGGGGATCACAGGCATGACCTACTTTGCCGAGAAAGGTTTGAAGCTGGAGAAGCCCGCCGGGATGGACTATCGGCACGTGGTCACTTTGGGGGCCGTGGCAGCGATTGGATTCACCGTCGCTCTGTTTGTTTCCGTGGCGGCGTTTACCGTTCCCGGTCCAATCCAGGATTCGGTCAAGATGGGAGCTCTGCTAAGCTTTGCTGCAGCCCCGATCGCGATTGTGATGGGGCGTGCCCTGGGGATTGTCCCCGTTCAACCGGCCGCTGACATAGAATCCACCGAGGCTTCGACGGCAGCTGCCTGA
- a CDS encoding di-heme oxidoredictase family protein — translation MRRSLLFGLAMAATAVTSISWSSSAIAVSPISVQQGQQLFQRNWTPANRAISSDGLGPLFNGQSCVACHSQGGVGGGGAAEHNAHSIGIEEMQIVGGPVDTDIIKRMVSTFHPGFILSDGTVINTLAMSHHGGSPAFAQSRAAFLKQLPAEFSSHGGPVSAPEVRSATSMPVLFHNAIGKYQMSIRARLFQRNTTALFGAGAIDRVTDSEIIKVAKSQEQHPEISGRPATLRSGKIGKFGWRGNVASLMEFTDQACANEVGLETKRKPQPADPMVPGYRNSGVDISDEQIEAMADFMAALPAPVRDVPGDSKSRMQVERGEQMFASVGCAVCHLPHIGPAREIYSDLLLHDMGHELVDLNHAEPYIIRTTPATRLSMAGTERVTGTMMVGGYYGPATEINVDQTTVSGRLDSGRGGAVRAESGRIDDLPQLPNNRAYYGRSQSIAARPGGVAMRGLHFVAPSVPKERLLLVDLAYDEKNFSSSTSKDLYGLVMNAKIERKSTVRQTVYNRIHFEPTKFNQEWRTPPLWGVRDSAPYMHDGRAQTLLESIAMHGGESAGTRDRFLQLPLSDRHAILAFLNTLAAPPNAPQMAF, via the coding sequence ATGCGACGTTCACTTCTGTTCGGTTTAGCGATGGCCGCGACGGCGGTCACATCGATTTCGTGGTCGTCATCGGCGATCGCGGTATCACCGATCTCGGTCCAGCAGGGGCAGCAGTTGTTCCAACGCAATTGGACCCCCGCCAACCGTGCCATTTCAAGCGATGGTTTGGGGCCGCTGTTCAATGGCCAGTCCTGTGTGGCCTGCCACAGTCAAGGCGGCGTGGGCGGTGGGGGTGCCGCCGAGCACAACGCACATTCGATCGGCATCGAAGAAATGCAGATCGTCGGTGGGCCGGTCGACACCGATATTATCAAACGAATGGTCAGCACCTTTCATCCGGGGTTCATTCTCAGCGACGGTACGGTGATCAACACCTTGGCGATGTCGCATCACGGTGGTTCACCCGCGTTTGCCCAGAGTCGTGCGGCGTTTTTGAAACAGTTGCCGGCCGAATTCAGCAGCCATGGCGGACCCGTTAGTGCGCCCGAAGTGCGCAGTGCGACGTCGATGCCGGTGTTGTTTCATAACGCGATCGGAAAATACCAAATGTCGATTCGCGCACGGCTGTTTCAGCGAAACACGACCGCGTTGTTCGGCGCCGGTGCCATCGATCGGGTGACCGATTCTGAAATCATCAAGGTTGCAAAGTCGCAGGAGCAGCATCCCGAGATCAGCGGCCGACCGGCAACGCTGCGGAGCGGAAAGATCGGGAAGTTTGGATGGCGGGGGAACGTCGCTTCGTTGATGGAGTTCACTGACCAGGCCTGTGCGAACGAAGTCGGTTTGGAAACCAAACGCAAACCGCAACCGGCTGACCCGATGGTGCCCGGCTATCGGAATTCAGGAGTCGACATCAGCGATGAACAGATCGAAGCGATGGCGGACTTCATGGCTGCCCTGCCGGCGCCGGTGCGTGATGTTCCCGGTGATTCCAAATCGCGAATGCAAGTGGAACGTGGCGAACAGATGTTTGCATCGGTGGGATGCGCCGTCTGTCACCTTCCTCATATCGGGCCCGCTCGTGAAATCTACAGCGACCTATTGCTGCACGATATGGGACACGAATTGGTCGACTTGAATCATGCCGAGCCCTACATCATTCGAACCACCCCGGCGACCCGGCTTTCGATGGCAGGAACCGAACGCGTTACCGGGACCATGATGGTCGGCGGCTACTATGGGCCTGCCACGGAGATTAATGTCGATCAGACGACCGTTTCCGGTCGACTGGATTCGGGCCGGGGGGGCGCTGTCAGGGCGGAGTCCGGAAGGATAGATGATCTTCCGCAGCTACCCAATAACCGAGCGTACTATGGGCGATCGCAATCGATTGCGGCCCGACCCGGCGGCGTTGCAATGCGAGGGCTTCACTTTGTTGCCCCTTCGGTCCCCAAGGAAAGATTGCTATTGGTGGACCTCGCTTACGACGAAAAGAATTTCTCTTCCAGCACGTCCAAGGATCTGTACGGGCTTGTGATGAATGCAAAGATTGAACGAAAGAGTACGGTCCGTCAGACGGTGTACAACCGAATTCACTTCGAGCCGACCAAATTCAACCAGGAATGGCGGACGCCGCCGCTGTGGGGCGTACGGGATTCGGCACCCTACATGCACGATGGTCGGGCCCAAACGCTGTTGGAATCGATCGCGATGCATGGTGGCGAATCGGCGGGAACGCGGGATCGATTCCTGCAACTGCCGCTTTCCGATCGACACGCGATCCTGGCGTTCTTGAATACCCTGGCGGCGCCACCGAATGCCCCGCAAATGGCGTTCTAA
- a CDS encoding GMC family oxidoreductase encodes MTSPDLIIVGAGSAGCMMACRLRALTDLNVMVVEPPSAEAPPIDRQRPSRWMKLIESDENWNHTTGPNIGLANRKLAWPRGRGIGGSSRINAMIWFSPTESDFDSWAEASGGRHSIADWRNAALATEAMIQPESPRYLSESSESFLAAAKDLDGATPMVYRRFNRQGRRLDLTPMLSGCTVVRATVDRILWDSDRAMGVSVMKDGATVDLVSRLGVILCGGAIATPTILQRSGVGNPSDLLTHGIDVRIPRPLVGQQLQDHLVMPVIFKTRAKKIFRLNPPLRDVARWQMLGTGQVASNVAECGGLFGDGRFQLHVTPTNYLTFPTPSEVAVMTIAVNLTQPLSQGQIGLGGVDPTKPALIQSNYFADARDAESLAGGVQMARAIAARDPLANFIIDEVLPGTRRSDVQAITKSMSRYAQTLYHPVGTCRMCRRNDSVVDAEFRVRDSTGLWAVDASVLPGLPLGNPTASVMTMAYLAADQIARDTHISHGI; translated from the coding sequence ATGACATCGCCTGACCTGATCATCGTCGGCGCCGGGTCGGCGGGCTGCATGATGGCCTGTCGTTTGCGGGCGCTGACGGACTTAAACGTGATGGTCGTTGAACCGCCATCGGCCGAAGCACCGCCGATCGATCGCCAGCGCCCTTCGCGTTGGATGAAACTGATCGAGTCCGACGAAAATTGGAATCACACCACCGGTCCTAACATCGGTTTGGCGAATCGAAAACTGGCCTGGCCACGCGGTCGTGGGATCGGCGGAAGCAGTCGGATCAACGCCATGATCTGGTTCTCGCCCACCGAATCGGATTTTGATTCTTGGGCCGAAGCAAGCGGTGGTCGACATTCGATCGCAGATTGGCGAAACGCGGCGCTGGCCACCGAAGCGATGATCCAGCCTGAATCGCCGCGTTATCTAAGCGAATCATCCGAGTCGTTTTTGGCCGCTGCCAAAGATTTGGACGGCGCGACGCCGATGGTCTACCGTCGATTCAATCGGCAAGGACGAAGGTTGGACCTAACGCCGATGTTGTCCGGATGCACCGTCGTTCGTGCCACTGTCGATCGGATCCTATGGGACTCCGACAGGGCCATGGGCGTGTCGGTGATGAAGGATGGGGCGACCGTCGATCTTGTCAGCCGCTTGGGCGTCATTCTATGTGGCGGCGCGATCGCCACCCCGACGATCCTGCAGCGAAGTGGTGTCGGGAACCCGAGCGATCTGTTGACCCACGGGATCGATGTTCGCATCCCGCGACCGTTGGTGGGCCAACAATTGCAGGATCATCTAGTGATGCCCGTGATTTTTAAGACGCGAGCAAAAAAAATATTTCGTCTGAATCCGCCTCTTCGAGACGTGGCCAGGTGGCAGATGTTGGGCACCGGCCAGGTCGCATCGAATGTCGCCGAGTGCGGTGGGCTGTTCGGCGATGGTCGATTTCAACTGCATGTGACGCCGACAAACTATCTGACCTTTCCCACGCCCAGCGAAGTCGCAGTGATGACAATTGCCGTCAACCTGACTCAGCCTCTATCACAAGGGCAGATTGGTCTCGGTGGCGTAGATCCGACAAAACCCGCATTGATCCAGTCGAACTATTTCGCGGATGCCCGGGACGCAGAATCCTTAGCTGGGGGGGTCCAAATGGCACGCGCGATCGCGGCCCGTGATCCGCTTGCCAATTTCATCATCGACGAAGTATTGCCAGGGACTCGACGATCCGATGTCCAAGCGATCACTAAGTCGATGTCTCGGTATGCACAAACGCTTTACCATCCAGTTGGGACGTGTCGCATGTGTCGTCGCAATGATTCGGTGGTGGATGCTGAATTTCGTGTGCGGGATTCCACCGGTTTGTGGGCGGTGGATGCGTCCGTGTTGCCCGGATTGCCGCTCGGGAATCCGACCGCATCGGTGATGACGATGGCCTATTTGGCGGCGGATCAGATCGCGCGCGACACGCACATCAGCCACGGAATCTGA